Proteins encoded within one genomic window of Haematobia irritans isolate KBUSLIRL chromosome 5, ASM5000362v1, whole genome shotgun sequence:
- the LOC142238853 gene encoding uncharacterized protein LOC142238853: protein MDIFQRTLRCQQQSMPIEIELEEAETELEDPIEGDIEEEPLQDEEESIDAKVLMQELECMKRHIQKLQLRLKLQMEECRSEKECVDYEILLNCSENKEICKLQKDQNKLQCQISELVKCSQNTKNLIEDMRLRICENSKRIIQLKKASEVLMQWRDSLDHEFGKCIERFEYLKHVKAEWQDVTAKFDQAKKSYSLMAQTFVSKLKFQEEKKYFISTVDNIKEMLKDSFEYQLKKFECLERRFDSLAGGHYNADACKSPHWVTSNVECSQN from the coding sequence ATGGACATCTTTCAGCGTACTTTACGCTGCCAACAACAGTCAATGCCAATAGAAATCGAACTTGAGGAAGCTGAAACCGAATTAGAAGATCCCATCGAAGGTGATATAGAAGAGGAACCCTTACAAGACGAGGAAGAATCAATCGACGCAAAAGTCTTAATGCAAGAACTCGAATGTATGAAGAGGCATATTCAGAAGCTCCAATTACGCCTCAAATTGCAAATGGAAGAGTGTCGTTCAGAAAAAGAGTGCGTTGACTACGAGATTCTATTAAATTGTTCagaaaacaaagaaatttgCAAACTTCAGAAAGATCAGAATAAACTACAATGCCAAATTTCTGAATTGGTTAAATGTTCCCAGAATACCAAGAATCTTATTGAGGATATGCGCTTACGTATTTGCGAAAATTCCAAACGTATAATTCAACTTAAGAAGGCCAGTGAGGTTCTAATGCAATGGAGGGATTCATTGGACCATGAATTTGGGAAGTGTATTGAGCGTTTTGAATATCTGAAGCATGTAAAAGCCGAATGGCAAGATGTCACTGCTAAATTTGATCAAGCAAAAAAGTCTTATTCTCTAATGGCTCAGACATTTGTATCTAAATTGAAATTCCAGgaggagaaaaaatatttcatttctaccgTTGATAATATAAAAGAAATGCTGAAAGATTCTTTTGAATatcaattaaagaaatttgaatgCCTAGAGAGGCGTTTTGACAGTCTCGCTGGTGGTCACTACAATGCGGATGCGTGTAAATCCCCCCATTGGGTCACTTCAAATGTAGAATgctcacaaaattaa